The genomic DNA CTGAACGCCAACCGGCCGGTAGTCGCAGTGCCCCACGACCGAGCGGATTCGTAGCCGTCCCTACCGACCGTGGCCAGTCGGACGGAATACATCCTGACGAAACCTGAGGACGCCACCGCTCTTGGCTTCAGGCCGGGGTGACTGCCGTGGCCGCCGTGACGACTTCCGCTTTACGCTGCTGTCGTCTCCAGCCTACTCGGTCGCTTCGTTCTCTCATCGAGACCGGAAGCTCCACCGCGGAGCCGCTTGGTTGCACCGCACGACTGCCGGGGGCATCCAACGACAAGAACAGACGAAACGAGGGGTGTTCGCTCGTTCGATACCCCCTCCGCACTCGACAGAACAGACGAAATGAGGGGTGCGGCCCTGTATAATGCGTGTTAGTTATCTCCAAATGATATTTGGTTTCCGTAAGTTATAGAACCGGTCGAGGGGTATGAAGCCGTAATGAGCGACCGAAACATCCGCGTCGAGCCCGTTGTCGGCCGCGCGGTAGAAGAGCAGGACGTCGAAATCGTCGAGCGGAAAGGGCTAGGTCACCCCGATTCTCTCTGTGACGGTATCGCCGAGCACGTCTCGCAGGCGCTGGCGCGGGCGTACATCGACCGCGTCGGGAAGGTTCTCCACTACAACACCGACGAGACGCAGCTTGTCGCTGGGACCGCAGCGCCGGCGTTCGGCGGCGGTGAAGTTGTCGACCCCATTTACCTTCTCATCACGGGGCGTGCGACGAAAGAGTACGAGGGCACGAAGATTCCCGCCGAAACCATCGCGCTCCGCGCTGCTCGGGAGTATATCAACGAAACCCTTCCGTTCCTCGAGTTCGGCACCGACGTTGTCGTCGATGTCAAACTCGGCGAGGGGTCCGGCGACCTCCAAGAAGTGTTCGGCGAGGACGGCAAGCAGGTGCCGATGTCGAACGATACGTCCTTCGGCGTCGGCCATGCGCCGCTGACTGAGACCGAGCGCATCGTCCTCGAAGCCGAGCGGGCGCTGAACGGCGACTACAGTGACGACAACCCCGCCGTTGGACAGGACATCAAGGTGATGGGCAAGCGTGAGGGCGACGACATCGACGTGACCGTCGCCGTCGCGATGGTCGACCGATATGTCGACGACCTCGACGGCTACGAGGCGGCCGTCGCCGGTGTCCGTGAGTTCGTTGCCGACCTCGCGACCGACTACACCGACCGGAACGTGTCGGTCCATGTCAACACCGCTGACGATTACGACGAGGGTGCCATCTACCTGACGACGACCGGGACATCCGCCGAACAGGGCGACGACGGCTCCGTCGGCCGCGGCAACCGCTCGAACGGGCTCATCACCCCGAACCGCTCGATGTCGATGGAAGCGACTTCGGGGAAGAATCCGGTCAACCACATCGGGAAGATTTACAACCTCCTGTCGACCGAAATCGCCCGCACCGTCGTCG from Natronomonas pharaonis DSM 2160 includes the following:
- a CDS encoding methionine adenosyltransferase — its product is MSDRNIRVEPVVGRAVEEQDVEIVERKGLGHPDSLCDGIAEHVSQALARAYIDRVGKVLHYNTDETQLVAGTAAPAFGGGEVVDPIYLLITGRATKEYEGTKIPAETIALRAAREYINETLPFLEFGTDVVVDVKLGEGSGDLQEVFGEDGKQVPMSNDTSFGVGHAPLTETERIVLEAERALNGDYSDDNPAVGQDIKVMGKREGDDIDVTVAVAMVDRYVDDLDGYEAAVAGVREFVADLATDYTDRNVSVHVNTADDYDEGAIYLTTTGTSAEQGDDGSVGRGNRSNGLITPNRSMSMEATSGKNPVNHIGKIYNLLSTEIARTVVDEVDGIREIRIRLLSQIGQPIDKPHVADANLVTEDGIEIADIEDEVEAIIDAELENVTSITERVIDGELTTF